In Alosa sapidissima isolate fAloSap1 chromosome 11, fAloSap1.pri, whole genome shotgun sequence, a single window of DNA contains:
- the LOC121723238 gene encoding B-cadherin-like: MGFGALRIGFVAVLVQTVCFRCSAEEQQCLPGPLLQDYTFKVAQRNLQKDQVVGKVPVSGCEQGKALRLNSTDGRLVVEGDGTLRVRNTLRLPARRHTLSLFTSGSGTDKRSVQISLQYDPLSQPHKQTDMAPAPVVIHFPHSSSGLHRRKRDWIIPPISISENHRGPYPYMLVKIESSLQKVTKVVYSLSGPGADQDPKDLFRISASTGWIEVTQTLDRERREEYKLIARADVVGSTKPEDSETPTDIIIRVIDQNDNTPKFTQDTYEATVEEAAPEGFEILRVSATDADEPDSANSDILYSIINQDPPPEGLFFINPISGGLQVKKTGILDRETTKRYTLTIQVADDKGQGRASSCTVLLTITDSNDNAPQFKQATYNAKVPENTANVEVVRVMVEDADEPHTPNWNTKYSILSGNDAGFFNISTGTSKEEGIIKTVKGLDFEQNRKYTLVISVENEVPFVVPVPTATATVIIDVEDLNEAPVFVPGEKKVVKFENLPVGSEIVYYTATDPDVDMKQTISYRVGMDQAGWLAIDPSSGLITVKSPLDRESPFMFNNQYKATIYAIDQAEDSSHIPATGTATVLIELEDVNDNAPVVHQREIIMCNIKPVPALLTVSDLDGPGFANPFRVELNSSLRSQWHATMNNNKTGILLSMKSALSQGVYDIMLTVYDNEGLGQVNTLEAKVCDCTGSDNNCFEIRAAGFGLPGIMGVLGGILFLLLVLLLLMLLVRRRRVGGKKEVGAVEDDLRDELLYYNEEGGGEEDKEFDLSQLHRGLDNKPQVYRDDVAPTLTAAAPVYRRPTNPDDIGNFIFENLAAADGDTTAPPFDSLLVFDYEGAESICSSLSSLQSSSSDRDQDYEHLQHWGPHFRKLADMYGGGEDDEL, translated from the exons atgGGATTTGGAGCGCTGAGGATTGGATTTGTTGCTGTGTTGGTTCAG ACGGTCTGTTTCAGATGCAGTGCAGAGGAGCAGCAGTGCTTGCCTGGACCCCTCCTCCAGGACTACACTTTCAAAGTGGCTCAGAGGAACCTGCAGAAGGACCAGGTGGTGGGGAAAG tgcctgTGTCTGGCTGTGAGCAGGGCAAGGCATTGCGCCTGAACTCGACTGACGGGAGGCTGGTGGTGGAGGGAGACGGAACGCTGAGGGTCAGAAACACCCTGAGACTTCCTGCCCGACGCCACACCCTTTCACTCTTCACTTCCGGGTCAGGGACCGACAAGCGCTCGGTGCAGATATCTCTGCAGTATGACCCCCTCAGCCAACCACACAAACAA acGGACATGGCTCCCGCTCCAGTGGTCATACACTTCCCCCACTCCTCCTCAGGTTTGCACAGGAGGAAGCGTGACTGGATCATCCCTCCCATCAGTATCTCAGAGAACCACAGAGGGCCATACCCTTACATGTTAGTCAAG ATTGAGTCCAGTCTGCAGAAAGTGACAAAGGTTGTGTACAGCCTCTCTGGTCCAGGAGCTGACCAGGATCCTAAGGACCTCTTTAGAATCAGTGCTTCAACCGGCTGGATCGAGGTCACACAGACTCTTGACAGGGAAAGGCGAGAGGAATACAAG CTCATAGCCAGAGCAGACGTTGTGGGATCAACAAAACCGGAGGATTCAGAAACTCCTACAGATATCATCATCCGCGTCATCGACCAGAACGACAACACACCAAAGTTTACTCAGGACACCTATGAGGCCACGGTGGAAGAGGCTGCTCCCGAAG GATTTGAGATTCTGCGGGTGAGCGCCACAGATGCAGACGAGCCAGACAGTGCCAACTCTGACATCTTGTACAGTATCATAAACCAGGACCCTCCTCCTGAGGGCTTGTTCTTTATTAACCCCATCAGCGGAGGACTCCAGGTCAAGAAGACTGGAATACTGGACCGAGAg ACCACCAAGCGCTACACGCTCACCATCCAGGTGGCAGACGACAAAGGCCAGGGTCGAGCTTCCAGCTGCACTGTCCTTCTCACCATCACAGACAGCAATGACAATGCACCCCAGTTCAAACAGGCCACG TACAATGCGAAAGTGCCAGAGAACACTGCTAATGTGGAGGTGGTGAGGGTGATGGTGGAGGATGCTGATGAACCTCATACACCCAACTGGAACACCAAGTACTCCATTCTCAGTGGCAACGACGCAGGCTTCTTCAACATCAGCACCGGCACCAGTAAAGAAGAGGGCATCATCAAAACAGTCAAG GGTCTTGACTTTGAGCAGAACCGTAAATACACTCTAGTTATATCCGTGGAAAATGAGGTTCCTTTTGTGGTTCCCGTGCCCACAGCCACAGCTACCGTCATAATCGATGTGGAGGACCTAAACGAGGCACCCGTATTTGTGCCTGGGGAGAAAAAGGTTGTGAAATTCGAGAACCTGCCAGTAGGCAGTGAGATAGTGTACTACACAGCAACGGATCCAGACGTGGATATGAAGCAAACTATTTC GTATCGTGTGGGGATGGACCAGGCCGGCTGGCTAGCCATAGACCCCTCCAGTGGCCTCATCACGGTGAAGAGCCCCTTGGACAGAGAGTCGCCATTTATGTTCAACAACCAATACAAAGCCACTATTTACGCCATTGACCAAG CGGAAGACAGCAGCCACATCCCAGCCACTGGTACGGCCACTGTGCTGATAGAGCTGGAGGACGTGAACGACAATGCCCCCGTCGTCCACCAAAGGGAGATCATCATGTGCAACATCAAGCCTGTGCCTGCCCTGCTCACCGTCTCTGACCTAGATGGACCTGGCTTCGCCAACCCTTTTAGGGTGGAGCTCAACTCCAGCCTCCGCAGCCAGTGGCACGCCACCATGAACAACAATA AGACTGGAATTCTGCTCAGCATGAAAAGTGCTCTGAGCCAAGGTGTCTACGACATCATGCTGACGGTCTACGACAACGAGGGCTTGGGTCAGGTGAACACACTCGAGGCCAAGGTGTGTGACTGCACAGGAAGTGACAACAACTGCTTTGAAATCCGAGCCGCGGGGTTTGGCCTGCCAGGGATCATGGGTGTTCTGGGTGGCATCCTCTTCTTACTCC TGgtgctgctgttgttgatgctgctggtgaggaggaggagggtgggggggaagAAGGAGGTTGGAGCTGTGGAGGATGACCTCAGAGACGAGCTCCTGTACTACAATGAGGAGGGCGGAGGAGAAGAGGACAAG GAGTTTGACCTGAGCCAGCTCCACCGAGGTCTGGACAACAAGCCTCAGGTCTACCGAGACGATGTGGCCCCCACTCTCACTGCTGCCGCCCCTGTGTATCGCCGCCCCACCAACCCTGACGACATTGGCAACTTCATCTTTGAG AACCTGGCGGCTGCAGACGGTGACACGACGGCGCCCCCCTTTGACTCGCTGCTGGTGTTTGACTATGAGGGGGCAGAGTCCATCTGCAGCTCTCTCAGCAGCCTGCAGTCCAGCAGCTCGGACAGAGACCAGGACTACGAGCACCTGCAGCATTGGGGTCCGCACTTCAGGAAGCTCGCCGACATGTATGGAGGAGGCGAGGATGACGAGCTTTGA